The DNA region GGAGCGTACCCCGGCATGAGTTCGTCGTCCCCGGCGATGAGCCGGTGGCCTATCAGGACCGAGCGCTGCCGATCGGATGGGGCCAGACGATCTCGCAGCCCTTCATGGTTGCGTACATGCTGGAGATGCTGGCGGTTGAGCCGCACCATCAGGTTCTGGAGGTCGGTGCGGGCTCAGGTTACCAGGCAGCGCTGCTCGGACAGATTGCCTCCGAGGTGTATTCGATCGAGATCGTGGGTGAGTTGGCCTTGCGTGCCGAGGCGACGGTGAGTCGTCTGGGCTACGCGAACGTCTACATTGTGCAGGGCGACGGTTCATTGGGATACGCAGCGCAGGCGCCCTACGATCGGATCGTTGTCGCGGCGGGTGCGCCAGCCATACCCGAGCCCCTGGTCAGCCAGCTTGTAGAAGGCGGCCGGCTGGTGATCCCGCTCGGGGACCGCGGTCTTCAGACCTGCATGGTCGGTGTCAAGCGAGAGGGCGAGTTGGTGGTAGAGCGCGGCATCGGTTGTGTGTTCGTGCCGCTGGTGGGCGAGAAGGGCTGGCGGGCGGCCTGTTGAGTTAGTTGGGCTGCCTCCGAGGGCCGCCCTTTTCCAGGTACTTGGACATGCCAGAAGCCAGAATGCGTCGAGAAGGTTGGTAGCGCCTATGTCTTCAGCACCTGCGCCACGGTATGGGTTCCGGACCGCCGGGTACCGGAACCGTTCGTTACAGGAGGCCTTTGAGTCCCTGGCTGGGGTGGGCTATCGTGGGGTTGAGATCTGCCTGGAGCATCCCGAGGCCAGGCCGGAGAAGATGACGGTCGCTTCGGCCGAGGCTCTCGCGGGCCTTGCGCGGGAGGCGGGGCTTGAGACTGCCAGCGTCAGCTACCATGCTGATGCGGAGCCAGACGAGCCGCGTTCGGAGAACCAGCTTCGCGCTGTCGGTCTGACTCGTCCTCTGGGCGCGGAGGTCCTCATTCTCAATGCGCGGAA from Armatimonadia bacterium includes:
- a CDS encoding protein-L-isoaspartate(D-aspartate) O-methyltransferase, coding for MSDPLVYRRQRQAMVEMQLESRGIRAPKVLAAFRSVPRHEFVVPGDEPVAYQDRALPIGWGQTISQPFMVAYMLEMLAVEPHHQVLEVGAGSGYQAALLGQIASEVYSIEIVGELALRAEATVSRLGYANVYIVQGDGSLGYAAQAPYDRIVVAAGAPAIPEPLVSQLVEGGRLVIPLGDRGLQTCMVGVKREGELVVERGIGCVFVPLVGEKGWRAAC